AGTCGGTGACCGTAACAGTTCTGAAATCGTGACGAACGAATAGCCTTTTGCTTTTAGTTTTGAAATCATCGTTGGCAAAGCGGTTGGTGTTCCTTTCGCACCAGCCCCAGTATGCATCAGGATGATTGATCCGGGAACGACTTTTGGTATTACACGATCCAAGATGGCGGTTGAAGAGATGCCTTTCCAATCCGTCGTATCAATATTCCATTGAATCGTTTTCGTGTAACCTGCAGCCCCAACTGCACTCAACACGTTACTGTTACTTGCACCAAACGGCGCCCGGAAAATCGGTTTCGTCGTTTTTCCTGTCAAGGACCGGATGAGCGACTCCGTCCGGGATAATTCACTCGTCATCTGGCTTGCTGTTAAGGTCGTAAAATCCGGATGCGAATACGAGTGATTGCCGATTTGGTGTGTAGGAGAGGCGGTTGTGATGTTCTTGATCGATTGAGGATGATTGTTTGCACCACTGCCTGTCAAAAAGAAAGTCGCTTTCACTTGGTTACTTTTCAAGATACTTAAGATTTTTGCAATGTTCGTCCCATCTGAACCGTCATCAAACGTCAATGCGACGACTTTTTGTGTCGTCGTTCCTTTCGTCACAAACGTAGAGCTCGCCGCATTAACCTGTGAAGGAATCGAAAGTGGACTAAGGAGAAGTAATCCGATCATCATGATGGTAGGTTTCTTGATGTTCATCGTCTAGTACCTCCTTCATCAAAAACATGCTTTACAAGTACTCTTTATTAAGGTATTCCCTTTATTTTAAAAAAAGAACTAAGAAATTCCCGTTTTGCAAAGAAATAAAACTAAATTACAGAAAATTTGTTTAAACCGTAATCTTTTTGGGAAACCATAATATATGGAAATAGTAAAAAGGAGTGAGAAGGAATGATCGAATTCAAAAACGTCGGTAAGCAGTTTAAGGACAATGTCGTCTTGAAAGGCTTATCGCTCGAGATTCAAAAGGGTGAACTCGTTGTTTTCATCGGACCAAGTGGCTGTGGGAAAACGACGTCACTTAAGATGATCAATCGACTGATCGAACCTTCTTCAGGCACGATTTTGGTCAACGGGAAGGACATCATGAAGACGGACACGATCGAATTAAGACGTCATATGGGATATGTCATTCAGCAAACCGGCTTGTTCCCTCACATGACGGTCCGGGAAAACATTCAATTGATTGCTGGGCTTGAGGGCAAGAACCACGATGAGATGGATCAACGGACAGAACAACTGTTGACGATGGTCGGGCTTGATCCAAAACAATTCATCGATCGTTATCCGAGCGAACTCAGTGGTGGACAACAACAGCGTGTCGGTTTCGCGCGTGCTCTGATGAATGATCCTGATGTTATCTTGATGGATGAGCCGTTCAGTGCACTTGATCCCGTTACTCGTAACGATCTACAGGAAGAGCTCTTTAACTTGCAAGAAGAAGTGAAAAAGACGATTGTTTTCGTCACCCATGATATGGATGAAGCGATCAAGTTAGCGGATCGGATATGTATCATGCGTGATGGGGAGATCGTTCAGTTCGATACTCCAGAAGAAATCTTACGTCATCCAAAAGATGAATATGTCGAATCGTTCATCGGAAAAAATAAGATCTGGAGTAGTCCAGAATTTATTAAGGCAGAAGACATCATGATCGAGGACCCGGTTTCAATCAGTGGCAAACGGACGTTGCTGCAGGGAATTGAAATCATGCGTGGACGCAAAGTCGACAGCCTGTTAATCACCGATCGTGACCGTGTCTTACAAGGGCTGATTAAGTTGAAGAACATCCAGACGATTCCGGATAAGAGCCAACGGATCGAAGAAGTCATGGAGGGCGAGATCATCGCCGTCAATGAACATGATTCGTTGCTTGATGTCCTTGAGGTCATGAACCAGGAAGAGACAGGTTATCTGCCGGTAACGGATGCAACTGGAAAACTCAGAGGATTGATCACACGTAGTAGCTTACTTTCCGTCTTGAGTGAGCAATTCATTCATGAGGAGGAAGTCCAATGAACGGATTCTTTGATTATGTAAAAAATAATACCGATCAGATTGGTGACTTGTTACTTGAGCACTTGCAGTTGACAGTCTTTGCCGTCGTCATCGCTGTCGTTCTCGGGATTCCAATCGGGATTCTGATCACCCGTTATCAAAAATTCGCGAAGCCGGTCCTTGCGCTGACAAGTGTCGTTCAAGCCGTTCCGAGTCTTGCTTTACTCGGTTTCTTGATTCCGTTCATCGGTATCGGATCGACTCCAGCGATTATCATGGTCGTACTCTATTCACTCTTGCCAATCGTTAAAAATACCTACACAGGTCTGTCGAGTATTCCAGGGGATACGCTCGAAGCAGCCAAAGGAATTGGTTTAACAGATCGGCAAATCCTCAGTAAGGTTCAGATTCCACTTGCCTTACCAATCATGATGGCAGGGATTCGGATTTCTGCTGTTACAGCCGTTGGTTTAATGACGATTTCAGCGTTCATCGGTGCCGGCGGTCTTGGTTACCTCGTCTTCTCGGGTATTCAAACGGTTGATAATAACCAGATTCTCGCCGGAGCAATTCCAGCCGGGATTTTAGCCCTTGTCATCGACTTCGTCGTTAGTCGGATTGAATATTCGGTAGCGCCGAACGGGATTCCACTTGCAGATGGTCGAATCAAGAATAAGGCGCGGAAGCGTCGTAAGGCGATGCCAGCCGGACGTAAGATTGCAATCGCAAGTATCGTCTTCTTATTAATCGGTGGAACGGTCGCTTACTCTTTCCTCAAGGAAGATAAGATCGTCATCGGATCGAAGAACTTTACGGAACAATTGATT
This region of Exiguobacterium acetylicum DSM 20416 genomic DNA includes:
- a CDS encoding LysM peptidoglycan-binding domain-containing protein, which codes for MNIKKPTIMMIGLLLLSPLSIPSQVNAASSTFVTKGTTTQKVVALTFDDGSDGTNIAKILSILKSNQVKATFFLTGSGANNHPQSIKNITTASPTHQIGNHSYSHPDFTTLTASQMTSELSRTESLIRSLTGKTTKPIFRAPFGASNSNVLSAVGAAGYTKTIQWNIDTTDWKGISSTAILDRVIPKVVPGSIILMHTGAGAKGTPTALPTMISKLKAKGYSFVTISELLRSPTSTGTTYTVKAGDTLYSIARKYNVSVSALASANNITNWNLLNVGQVLKIPTTTYTVKAGDTLYSIATRYGVTVTALMQANNITNPNLLLVGQVLKIPK
- a CDS encoding ABC transporter ATP-binding protein; the encoded protein is MIEFKNVGKQFKDNVVLKGLSLEIQKGELVVFIGPSGCGKTTSLKMINRLIEPSSGTILVNGKDIMKTDTIELRRHMGYVIQQTGLFPHMTVRENIQLIAGLEGKNHDEMDQRTEQLLTMVGLDPKQFIDRYPSELSGGQQQRVGFARALMNDPDVILMDEPFSALDPVTRNDLQEELFNLQEEVKKTIVFVTHDMDEAIKLADRICIMRDGEIVQFDTPEEILRHPKDEYVESFIGKNKIWSSPEFIKAEDIMIEDPVSISGKRTLLQGIEIMRGRKVDSLLITDRDRVLQGLIKLKNIQTIPDKSQRIEEVMEGEIIAVNEHDSLLDVLEVMNQEETGYLPVTDATGKLRGLITRSSLLSVLSEQFIHEEEVQ
- a CDS encoding glycine betaine ABC transporter substrate-binding protein, giving the protein MNGFFDYVKNNTDQIGDLLLEHLQLTVFAVVIAVVLGIPIGILITRYQKFAKPVLALTSVVQAVPSLALLGFLIPFIGIGSTPAIIMVVLYSLLPIVKNTYTGLSSIPGDTLEAAKGIGLTDRQILSKVQIPLALPIMMAGIRISAVTAVGLMTISAFIGAGGLGYLVFSGIQTVDNNQILAGAIPAGILALVIDFVVSRIEYSVAPNGIPLADGRIKNKARKRRKAMPAGRKIAIASIVFLLIGGTVAYSFLKEDKIVIGSKNFTEQLILGNMLADLIEDKTDLEVERQLNLGGTKVAYGALEKGEIDAYVEYTGTLLIDVLKQDVETDPETVYAKVGKMIPEKSQVDVLDPIGFNNTYALAMTKEDIEKYDLKTVSDMSKVSDRLILGSTIEFANREDGYLGLKKKYPDMKFQDVQPVDGGLRYTALTNGRTNVIDSFSTDGLLQKFDLTVLEDDKKFFPPYYAVPLVRQETLEEHPELKKVLNTLKDKITDEKMQELNYKADVEKQRPEKVARDFLIEEGLISK